The following coding sequences are from one Triticum aestivum cultivar Chinese Spring chromosome 5A, IWGSC CS RefSeq v2.1, whole genome shotgun sequence window:
- the LOC123108502 gene encoding zinc finger protein 2 — translation MEMEEGLDLSLSLRQYTPPWSQLVFACSYCSRSFKNSQALGGHQNAHKLARRATALSSAAAGELAIENHHSAPPRPGARAWRAGYRQQARRTGTGSGATSSGARRGDQELAEEAIDLSLKL, via the coding sequence ATGGAGATGGAAGAGGGGCTCGATCTGAGCCTGTCGCTGCGCCAGTACACGCCGCCGTGGTCGCAGCTGGTGTTCGCCTGCTCCTACTGCTCACGCAGCTTCAAGAACTCGCAGGCGCTCGGCGGCCACCAGAACGCTCACAAGCTGGCCAGGCGGGCCACGGCGCTCTCTTCAGCGGCGGCGGGAGAGCTCGCCATCGAGAACCACCACAGCGCTCCGCCGCGCCCCGGCGCCCGCGCTTGGCGAGCAGGATATCGTCAGCAGGCGCGGCGCACGGGTACTGGTTCGGGGGCAACCTCGTCCGGGGCAAGAAGAGGCGACCAAGAGCTTGCGGAGGAGGCGATTGACCTGTCCCTCAAGCTATGA